The Oryctolagus cuniculus chromosome 13, mOryCun1.1, whole genome shotgun sequence sequence AGTCCTCAGTCATCAGCAGCTGTCTTGAGAAGTCACGGACTCCCTGATGTGGCCAGAGGCTCTACTCGTCTCACTGGGGAAACAGAACTAAGACCCTGAAAGCCAACAAAGGAATCTTAAGAACAAACCAGAGGTTCTCAGTGCTGTGTGGAGTGAGCTTCCCCCAGTACACAAACCACCCCGTCCCTACTCCAAGCCATTCTACCATGGTCTGGGGAGGGACTGGCAGAAAGAACCCCTCTAACCCCCACCCCTACACCCAGAGCTTGCTGGCTCCCCTGTGCCTGCCGGAATTGTGTGAGAGCATCAGCACTGCCACAATTCAGAGATGGGCTGGCCTGGCCCGGGACCCTGCCCAGGAAGAGAAGAGGGGATTGGCTGATTAGAGGATTTAGTTAAACTGACAGGTGGAGAAATGGCTCCAGGAAAAGAGAGGAACACAGGGAGAATAAAACCCCtagcaggagagagacagagatagcatATTCCACCACACCCTCCACCCGCACCCAATGCTGAGCACGAGTGCCTGGGAAATAGGTTCCAACAGGTGCTTCTAGTAGACATGGCCAATTCCTGCCTGTTAGGCAACATTTCCAGGCCTCTCAGGAGAGgcggcccccagcctccctcttaGAAATATAGACCCCACAGGAGAGTAGGGACTGTTAGCTCACCATCCCGCCTGGAAGAGTGAGCAGCCCCAGGCTGCCCATCTTCAGATTCCTTATCTCTGCTCAGGGTGCAGGgttgagggaggaggagagggaggaagatctttctccaacAGTCTTTGAGTGAAGGGGAACACCTTCAGTGCACCTGGTGACACCTGCAGCACCTGTACAATAATTAAGAAAATGCAATACAGGCCTTGAGGGGCTGCTGGTCTGGGTCTGGTGGGAAAGGTTCTGAAACCCTTGAGGTCGCAAGGGCTCTTCCCTGCAGAAAGGTCTCCAGGGATGAGAACGGGAGCCAGATCAGGGGTCAGGTCTGTGGTTGCCTCTGTTCcttctccctacctccctctctcatccctctGCCTGGTCCCCTGCCAGCCATTCTCCCACCCTTGGACGTCCTGAAGGGGACAGCAGTTCCCTTCCCTGCCTCTTACCCATCTCACCCAGCTCTagcctccctgccctgcagcccaggctgagGCAGGAAGCCATCTGGAGGGATCTGGGCCACACtctgagggcagggccaggagggacAAGGTGGCAATGTGAAAGGACCACAAGACAGTGAGGAGCCCAATGGGGGCAAATCAAGGAGAAGCTCCACAGAGGCAGCAGCCCCTCCTCATTGTCCTTGTCAACTCCTCACTCCCCTGGCTTTGCGCTGAAGCCTGCAGAAAGAGAAAAGGCCCCGCCACTCAGCAGCACCACAGGTGTGTGCCTGTCACAGGTGCACTCTCATCACAGGTGTGTCAGATTGAGGGGGCGGCAGGCATATTTTGCAATAatgccccagggtgggggtgggggatgggggatactggctctgcctctctccaccGAAAGGTAGAAACCACTTACTGGGCAGAGCTAAAACATGATTAAGGAAGTCACTGCTGATTGTTGGACATAAAACTCAAACAAAAACATATGAAAATAGTGTTTTACAGAACAGGAAGCAAAACCCAGGCCCATTGAGTGACTCGTGGCCTAGAATTGGCCTagcaatttctttaaagattatttgtttatttgaaaggcagagtttcggagacagggagagacagagaaagagatcttccatctacagattccctccctagatggccataattggtcagggatgggccagactgaaggcaggagcctggagtttcttccaggtctcccacatgggtagcaggagcccaagaacttgggccatcttccactgctttcccaggagcattatcagggagctggattggaagtggagcagcagggactcaaataggtgcccataagggatccaagcattgcaggcagtgcctttacctgttgtgccacaatgttggccctagcctaacaatttattttaagatttatttatttattatttgaaagagttacaaagaggcagaggtagagaaagagagagagagagagaggtcttccatccactggttcattccccaaatggccacaacagccagagctaggtcaatccaaagccaggagccaagagtctctttcgggtctcccacgtggcgcaggagcccaagcacttggccaattTTCTACGGCTTcaccaggccatagagagagctgggttggaagtggagcagcctggtctcaaatcggcacccacatgggatgccggcactgcaggcagtggcttaaccctcctcgccatagcactgaccccgcCCTAACAATTTTTTACACCACACAAGAATGGCATAAATCTCAGTTCAGACATTGGCCCTAATTGCTATCAGGGTGGGAGCGGCAACCACTCCAGCCATCAGTCTTCGTGCTCCATCTTCTTTCCTGTCCACAACGCCTCTTTGGGGTGCACCCTTTGGACCAAAGTGGCAGGAGCAATGTCGGAGCTGCAAGAGGCTGTGAGGAAGCTGCCCCCAGAGGAAGTCTGAGCAGCACTGgagtgcaggtgcagggtggaACGGGGTGTGACAAGAAGAAGAACTCTCAGCTTTGGGAAcacctctccccccccccgcccagcacCTGACTGGCAAGGAGCCCCCACCTCCAGGGTCACCTGCTACCCCTTTCTGATTCCAGCATGCTGGGCTCTAGCCATTTCCTGAAACTGGCTTCTATCCATGAAAAGTGGGCCTCAGGTCCAGGAGAACAGAAACACCAGGTATGCCTCCCACTCTTCCTCAGACCTGTCCTGCCCCTGAGGGAGGTTTTCTCTACCCCTGCCCTCTCTCTAGCCCCAGTTTTTCAAAGTTGGAGCCGTCCTGATCCCTTTCATGTGGTCAGAGCCTCTGTGAGAACAGCTTGCAGTGCAAACTGCCCTGGACAGAATGTtccaagctttaaaaaaaaaaaaaaaaaaaaaacaaaaacaaaaaactaccaGATCTTGAATCTCAAAtacaagacagacacacagagagtttttttttaaggttacaCTACAACAGGCTGTACATAGAGGATGCCATCCTTCCTAGGTTGTGGCACAGGTGGGGCTGCTGCACATCCTAGACTCTAACCATGGTTTCTGGTCCTTACCAGCAGCTCAGATAGACCCTAAAGCCAAAGAGGcctgtgccctccctcccactcagtaTGGCCACTCACCTTTTCTCTTCCTCGGTCATCAGGGGAGGCAAGAAGTAGACCATGGGGCCTATTCAAGTCAGTTCTCCCACCCTGGCCAAGGACTGAAACTCAAAAGAACCGTGAATGTACTCTTTGGGGCCCTCATATTCTCCTCTTGCCAGTCCAACATCAAGAGCACAACTGGActttgcattctttttatttgGATCATCACATCAGTTAGAGACCCCTcacaacagccctgtgaggtAGGGAGCACCCATTCCACCACTGGGAGAAGAGGAGAGCCCAGCCCGGGGAAGGCTGCCTTTTGCCCAGGGTCTCATCAGGCAGAGAGGGGTCTCGAGCAGCCCCCAGTGGCACAGCAGCACgcagggcaggagagcagagTCTTCTCACCAGTGAGGAACTTCCCATCCACCAATCCAGACTTTCCTTTTTCATCCCCATCACAAAAGCAAGGTCCCCCAAGAAGGTACAAGAACCTAGCAGGCCAGAGTCAGGTAGACAGATGGGTGGGGCCGGTGTCCCCCAAACCTCACTTTTGGGTGAAAATGTGCATGAATTCCTCGTAGTTCACCTTGCCATCCTTGTCTGTGTCGGCCTCTTGGATCATAGCATTCAGCTCCTCATGAGAAAGCTTCTCCCCCAGCTTGCTCATGACCTGCTTGAGCTCTTCCACACTAATGTGGCCGTCACCATTCAGGTCAAAGGCTCGGAAAGCTTCCCGCAGGTCCTGCTCACTGCCCCCTGCCTTCATCATCCTGACCATCTCTGCCAGGAACTCTTGGAAGCTGATGGCTCCGTCTCCATCCTTGTCCACTCGGGTGATGAGAGCCTTCAGCTCCTCCTCCGAGAGCTTCTTGCCCAGCAACTGCATCACTGCACCCAGCTCCTCGACGCTGATGGTGCCATCCCCATTCTTGTCGAACCTGGAGAAGGCCTGCTTGAACTCAGCCACCTGCTCTGGAGACAGCTCCTCAGCCATGCCTGCGTCTCCCGTAGCTCGCCGAGCTTCCGAGCTTGCTGCCAATGTGCTGCTCTCAGAGTTTGTGGTTCAGAACTCAGGGCAGCTGCTGGGTCTGAGCAGTGTCTGTGGGGAGCCTTGCCCTGGCATGGGAACCCCCTCCTTTTCTGCATTTGGAGCAAAGGGAGGAGAAATGTTCCCACCCTTCCCTGGGGCAAGATCCTCCTCCCAGGGAGGGACAGACCAGCTGCAGACAAGAAATCTAGGACTTGGAGTGGGAGGGTCCCCTCTAGGAGAGTCTGGTGGGAACCAGCATGTTTAACACACAGTAGGGTCTCAGACCTACCTGTTACACTCACAGGGAAGACAACTGGGGTTTTCGCTAGGGAGAGACTGTCGAGGCAAGTGGCCAGCCCAAAGACTAGACAGCCCAAAGACATTGAAAGGAAGGAGGATACAGAATGGGGTGGCTGTGGTATGGACTTGGCCAGCCTCAGGTTGGAAGCATGGAAActcatccaggcctctcatgttTCTCTGGCAGGAAACCCATTGCTGCCCACTGCCTTGAGCAGTAGGGTCTAGAATAAAATCTTAGCCCTTGGGGGACCATCCCCAAGTCCTTCCTGTGGTGGGACCCATGCTTGTAACAGGGCATTTGCTGTAGATAACTTTCTCAAGCaagttccttctctctccccatcccaccGTGCACATAAGGAACAAGTTCTTTCACTGTCCTTCGGAGAAACTGCATAAATTCCACCTCTCCCTAGTTTAGCCAATTAAATAAACTGAgcattctctccttcccttgggtgcaAACACCCTACACTGCACACCTGAGTAGAGAGAGTTGCAAGAGGAATATTCCATTTGCCAAACTACTTCTATAAAGATGTCTTGAAGAAGGATTGCTATCTCATCTTTGTGCTGGAATAATACAGAGGCCTCAATAAATATTGAGTAACCCATTTCTCAATGAAACTGACAACCAGTTTTGGGTGGAGAATATCAGTCCTGCCTGGGGACCAGAACAGTGAAGCATCCTGCTTGGTAAGAGGAGTAAGAGGGTGGAGTTCTTAATAACTAGATTCAACctagatcatttatttatatttcaaaggaTGATTGAAGATACAAATCTACATTTGAAATTTCCAACTCTTCTCATCTTATTAGCAGGACCTGTGATTAAAAACCAAATACCTAATAATTGTTTCCTTATTATATTTTCCTTGGAATTAAATAATCCTTTGCAAACAATATTGGAACTTCAGCTTCTGGTTACCAGTTTCTTTGTTGATGTGGAAACCTAACTTACGTGTCAATGCCTTCATCTATAAACTAGGCTAACAATCCACCCTGTCTGACCTGAGTTCAGAGGATCCAAGTATAAGGTATGGACCAAAGACAAGATGCTGTTCCATGATAAATCTCACGTTCAGTAATGAGCTGACTCATGCTTGACATCAGCTAACACTCAAGAAAATAACACTTGATTGGGGAACTCATTCTCAACCTTGCTATCATACCGTAGTTGAACTGAAAGGATTCAATTTTCCACCTCCAGATTTTAGTGAACCCCGACAGGCCTGTGCTTGGGCACCAGCTGGCTTTTGGACATCAGCTCTAGCAGAGGCACTTCCATTTGTGTGTAGCTGAATCTCATCCTCGGACAGGAAGATGGTCATTTTGAGCATGATGCTCTTTCCCTAGGAGTCTCTAGGAGGTAAATCCTCTGACTTCTGGGTGAACACTTCTCCACACTCAGTCTGCCATGCTGGGTTCTGTTTCCTTTCTGAGGCAGTTTTCTCTTCTCAGAGCTGGCACAGTGAAGTGGTTTCTTTAAAGCTTCCCGCCTAACAGGCAAGTAGTCAATAGGTGAGAAGTCAGCTGCATCTGCTCAGCCCAAGAGTGAgttgctctcctctcctctcctctcctctcctctcctctcctctcctctcctctcctctcctctcccctcccctcccctcccctcctctctggatCAGCACCAGAGACAGCCATTCATGAGTGACTCACATTACAGGGGGCTTGGCACAGCCAGTGAGTGACAAGAAAAGAGGGACATCACGGCATTTGGTGAAATCATTAAGTTTGATGGAGACCCTTCTCCCTGGCTGGTTTAACAAACAGCAATCTGGCTACAGAGCCTAGCTTGGCTCTGTGGAAGGAACAATAGAGACTGGAAGGGCCTTCTTTCTAAGCACATTTTCAGCCCTCACAGATTTCACAGACTGACAGGGGGAGCAAGGGCTTCAGTCCGTATGTCCATCCTATGAGGAGTCCAATGCAGACAGTAGGGTTGGAAGCCACTTTCTCCTGGTCCCAAAGCTGAGCACCCTCCCCCTAGGGCCACCTGAGAGGTGATCCCAGGCAGGTCAGtgggtgctatggtttgaatgtagCGTCCCGCTGGTTTGGCCCTTGATGTGGCTGCACTGGAGTGGTATGAGTTGGTTAGGTCATCGGAGACACTGCCATCAGAAGAGATTGAGGCAGTTCTTGTGCGACCCCGGTGAGCTCCTGGGAGGTAAGTTGTTATAAAAGAGTgagcctggcccttccctgccagctggcttcctgtctcccttTAAGATTCCTTTCATATGTGCCCATGATGGTTCTGTCTGCTCTGAGACCCTCAGCAGAGGCTGAACAAATGGGCTGTCTGGTCTTGGAtgttcagcctccaaaactgtgagctaatgAGCCTATTTTCCTTGTAAGTTACCAGCctcaggtgttttg is a genomic window containing:
- the LOC100347856 gene encoding calmodulin-like protein 3 is translated as MAEELSPEQVAEFKQAFSRFDKNGDGTISVEELGAVMQLLGKKLSEEELKALITRVDKDGDGAISFQEFLAEMVRMMKAGGSEQDLREAFRAFDLNGDGHISVEELKQVMSKLGEKLSHEELNAMIQEADTDKDGKVNYEEFMHIFTQK